The Limnochorda sp. LNt genome includes a region encoding these proteins:
- a CDS encoding nucleotidyltransferase domain-containing protein, translating to MTSVRRGRPGSPSRTVRSRKGSGTTADERLLAQIAATVRRVVPGAEVIVFGSRARGEADPESDWDVLVLVDEPATPALYDRIHRPLYGLGLANDMVISLIVQDRRAWESPAVRASPLYRNVRREGRWL from the coding sequence ATGACCTCGGTCCGTCGGGGACGTCCCGGATCCCCCTCTCGCACAGTCAGGTCACGAAAGGGCTCGGGGACAACAGCCGACGAACGGCTGCTCGCGCAGATCGCAGCGACCGTGAGGCGAGTGGTGCCGGGGGCCGAGGTCATTGTATTCGGTTCGAGAGCCCGAGGTGAAGCGGATCCCGAGTCCGACTGGGATGTCCTGGTCCTGGTAGATGAACCTGCCACCCCGGCTCTCTATGATCGCATCCACAGACCCCTGTACGGTCTGGGCCTCGCGAACGACATGGTCATCAGTCTCATCGTCCAGGACCGCCGGGCTTGGGAGAGTCCCGCCGTACGCGCTTCGCCACTTTACCGAAACGTACGCCGGGAAGGCCGTTGGCTGTGA
- a CDS encoding polysaccharide deacetylase family protein yields MASRFARWPAGVQAAVSLTFDDALDSQLAVAVPLLEAYGVRGTFYVNPGPGSRFERDLARWRAVHQQGHELGNHTLRHPCSGEHPFVEPGQALERWSLAEIEADVLAASARLRALVPAIGRFSFAYPCGESFVGGGPRRQSYEPVIARHFTVARALGGAGNDPATCRLHRLESWVVHEVGAPEVVAAVERAVAVGQWAILCFHGVGGDYLAVEPRVLRGLLRWLAGLQPRVWIDTVQAVGEYVAAARADSLRAGTGQTSGRWAER; encoded by the coding sequence ATGGCGTCACGCTTCGCCCGCTGGCCGGCGGGGGTGCAGGCGGCCGTCTCGCTCACCTTCGACGATGCGCTGGACTCCCAGCTGGCAGTGGCGGTGCCGCTGCTGGAGGCGTACGGCGTGAGGGGCACCTTCTACGTCAACCCGGGGCCCGGCAGCCGCTTCGAGCGCGACCTCGCTCGGTGGCGGGCGGTGCACCAGCAGGGCCACGAACTGGGCAACCACACCCTGCGCCACCCCTGCAGCGGGGAGCACCCCTTCGTCGAGCCGGGCCAGGCCCTGGAGCGGTGGAGCCTGGCCGAGATCGAGGCGGACGTGCTGGCCGCCTCGGCTCGGCTGCGGGCGCTGGTGCCGGCCATCGGGCGCTTCAGCTTCGCCTACCCGTGCGGGGAGAGCTTCGTGGGCGGGGGGCCCCGGCGGCAGTCATACGAACCGGTCATCGCCCGCCACTTCACCGTGGCCCGCGCCCTGGGCGGGGCCGGCAACGACCCGGCCACCTGCCGGCTGCATCGGCTGGAGTCGTGGGTGGTGCACGAGGTGGGGGCGCCCGAAGTGGTGGCGGCGGTGGAGCGGGCGGTGGCGGTCGGGCAGTGGGCCATCCTCTGCTTCCACGGGGTCGGGGGCGACTACCTGGCGGTGGAGCCCAGGGTGCTGCGGGGGCTGCTGCGCTGGCTGGCGGGCCTGCAGCCCCGGGTCTGGATCGACACGGTGCAGGCCGTGGGCGAGTATGTGGCGGCGGCCCGGGCTGACAGCCTGCGGGCCGGCACCGGCCAGACCTCCGGACGGTGGGCGGAGAGATGA
- a CDS encoding HEPN domain-containing protein, translating to MAPLVRYRLARALETLDEARLLFENGKLHGCVNRLYYACFYAVEALLHSEGRTASKHSGVQSLFNRWWVKPGRIPRDFGEFYNKMFSIRSASDYGIDPQLERAQVEQWVQEAERFVTTVSSQIHGWLRANEPKSNA from the coding sequence ATGGCCCCTCTCGTACGGTATCGGCTCGCTCGGGCGCTGGAGACGCTGGACGAGGCTCGACTACTCTTTGAGAACGGCAAACTCCACGGCTGTGTCAATCGATTGTATTATGCGTGTTTCTATGCGGTCGAGGCCTTGCTGCATTCAGAAGGGAGAACCGCGTCGAAGCATTCAGGAGTCCAGTCGCTATTCAACCGTTGGTGGGTCAAGCCCGGCCGTATCCCGAGGGACTTCGGAGAGTTCTACAATAAGATGTTTAGCATCCGCTCGGCCAGTGACTACGGCATCGATCCACAGCTCGAAAGGGCCCAAGTCGAGCAGTGGGTGCAGGAAGCTGAGCGCTTCGTCACCACCGTGTCGAGCCAGATTCACGGTTGGCTCCGAGCGAACGAGCCGAAGAGCAACGCGTGA
- a CDS encoding SDR family NAD(P)-dependent oxidoreductase, translating into MTHSGKVAIVTGAGSGIGQATVLRLAREGARVVGCDVNPQGLAATRAKLEEAQLSATLLVADVARQEDVERVVAEAGRVDILANVAGIMDFFLPLDELDDATWQRVLSVNLDGVMRMTRAVLPRMREAGGGAIVTVASKASFSGGVSGAAYAASKHGVIGLVRHVAYFYGPLGIRSNAVLPGPVETGIGATAMPKSPWALERAKLAMATMPKSARPEEIAAIISWIASDEASFLNGALVTADGGWSAA; encoded by the coding sequence GTGACGCACAGTGGCAAAGTAGCCATCGTGACGGGCGCAGGTTCCGGCATCGGTCAGGCGACGGTGCTGCGTCTGGCCCGAGAAGGAGCGCGGGTGGTGGGCTGCGATGTCAACCCGCAGGGGCTCGCGGCCACCCGCGCGAAGCTGGAGGAGGCGCAGCTCTCGGCGACGCTGCTGGTGGCCGATGTCGCCCGCCAGGAGGACGTGGAACGGGTCGTGGCCGAGGCCGGGCGGGTCGACATCCTGGCCAACGTGGCGGGGATCATGGACTTCTTCCTGCCGCTGGATGAACTCGACGACGCCACGTGGCAGCGAGTCCTGTCGGTCAACCTGGATGGGGTCATGCGCATGACCCGGGCGGTGCTCCCGCGGATGCGCGAGGCCGGGGGTGGTGCCATCGTGACGGTCGCCTCCAAGGCCTCGTTCTCCGGAGGGGTGTCGGGCGCCGCGTACGCGGCCTCCAAGCACGGGGTCATCGGGCTCGTCCGACACGTGGCCTACTTCTATGGCCCGCTCGGCATCCGGTCCAACGCCGTGCTGCCCGGGCCGGTCGAGACGGGCATCGGCGCCACCGCCATGCCCAAGAGCCCGTGGGCGCTGGAACGGGCCAAGCTCGCCATGGCCACCATGCCCAAGTCGGCCAGGCCCGAGGAGATCGCCGCGATCATCTCCTGGATCGCCTCGGACGAGGCATCCTTCCTCAACGGCGCCCTGGTCACCGCGGACGGCGGCTGGTCGGCGGCGTAG
- a CDS encoding acetamidase/formamidase family protein: MLGPVQDGGTIIANTAPGCWGPMITPRLRGGHEVTQPVAVDGAEPGDAVAIRIRDITVTSLATASGHDRWVEGHYLGDPYVAARCPQCGTLYPETRVEGIGQQAVRCATCGVPVTPFQIEHGYTVAFDPTRTVGVTLPGPAAERIAHDAARYAALPDGSVQHPILLFAPHDLVGVAVRLRPFLGQLGTVPAVRMPDSHNAGDFGAALVGAAHEYALTAQQLEEARTDGHMDVDAVRAGALLLAPVKVPGAGIYMGDMHALQGDGEIAGHTMDVSGSVTLQVQVVKGLTLEGPVLFPLAEDLPPLARPLTPDEKARARALARQWGLADIEESAPISVIGTGPDLNSATQVGLRRASRLLGMSLGEVLNRATITGAIEIGRHPGVVQVTFLAPLTHLERAGLLPFVQEQYGIG; encoded by the coding sequence ATGCTGGGCCCCGTCCAGGACGGCGGCACCATCATCGCCAACACCGCGCCAGGCTGCTGGGGCCCGATGATCACCCCCCGCCTGCGAGGTGGTCACGAGGTGACCCAGCCCGTGGCCGTCGACGGCGCCGAACCCGGTGACGCCGTCGCCATCCGCATCCGCGACATCACCGTCACGTCCCTGGCCACCGCCTCGGGCCACGACCGCTGGGTCGAGGGGCACTACCTGGGCGACCCCTACGTGGCCGCCCGCTGCCCGCAGTGCGGCACTCTGTACCCCGAGACCCGGGTCGAGGGCATCGGTCAGCAGGCCGTGCGGTGCGCCACCTGCGGGGTGCCCGTCACACCCTTCCAGATCGAGCACGGCTACACCGTGGCCTTCGACCCGACCCGCACCGTGGGCGTCACCCTGCCCGGGCCCGCAGCGGAGCGCATCGCCCATGACGCGGCCCGCTACGCGGCCCTCCCTGACGGCTCCGTGCAGCACCCCATCCTGCTCTTCGCCCCCCACGATCTGGTGGGTGTGGCGGTGCGGCTGCGCCCCTTCCTGGGGCAGCTCGGCACGGTGCCCGCCGTGCGCATGCCCGACTCGCACAACGCCGGCGACTTCGGGGCTGCTCTGGTGGGCGCCGCCCATGAGTACGCCCTGACGGCGCAGCAGCTGGAAGAGGCGCGCACCGACGGCCACATGGACGTCGACGCGGTGCGGGCGGGGGCCCTGCTCCTGGCGCCGGTCAAGGTGCCGGGTGCTGGCATCTACATGGGCGACATGCATGCCCTGCAGGGTGACGGCGAGATCGCCGGGCACACGATGGACGTATCCGGTTCGGTCACGCTCCAGGTGCAGGTGGTCAAGGGCCTCACGCTGGAAGGCCCCGTGCTCTTCCCGCTGGCGGAAGACCTGCCGCCGCTGGCGCGGCCGCTCACCCCCGACGAGAAGGCCCGGGCCCGAGCCCTGGCCCGGCAGTGGGGGCTGGCCGACATCGAGGAGTCGGCGCCCATCTCCGTCATCGGGACCGGCCCCGACCTCAACAGCGCTACCCAGGTCGGCCTGCGCCGGGCGTCCCGCCTGTTGGGGATGAGTCTGGGCGAGGTGCTCAACCGCGCCACCATCACGGGCGCCATCGAGATCGGCCGGCACCCGGGCGTGGTGCAGGTGACCTTCCTGGCGCCGCTGACGCACCTTGAGCGGGCCGGGCTGTTGCCGTTCGTGCAGGAGCAGTACGGCATCGGCTGA
- a CDS encoding nucleotidyltransferase domain-containing protein yields MTTCGSGRARRCDSSPGAVCARFSGACTRPCRLGPRAFPLRGAPGRDLRGASGLSGRDDGLRTGVSPFIAVHRSLSLLCPASLFTAAPFLAIGSRARQTAGRDGDIDLLVVLRELHDRLGTAVDIRLVLPSTSGYACSRMASSIVRPGR; encoded by the coding sequence GTGACTACCTGCGGGTCCGGCCGTGCGCGCCGATGCGACTCCAGTCCCGGGGCGGTTTGCGCACGGTTTTCCGGAGCTTGCACACGCCCGTGCAGGCTCGGTCCGCGAGCTTTTCCCTTGCGGGGTGCCCCAGGCAGGGATTTGAGAGGGGCGTCGGGTTTGTCGGGCCGTGATGACGGCTTACGCACCGGGGTCTCTCCCTTCATAGCTGTGCACCGCTCGCTGTCTCTGCTCTGCCCGGCTTCATTATTCACGGCTGCACCCTTCCTGGCAATTGGCTCGAGGGCACGCCAGACGGCCGGGCGCGACGGCGATATCGACCTTCTGGTCGTACTACGGGAGCTACACGATCGGCTCGGTACGGCCGTCGACATCAGGTTGGTACTGCCGTCGACATCAGGCTACGCATGCAGCCGGATGGCATCGTCGATCGTACGTCCTGGGCGCTGA
- a CDS encoding ribbon-helix-helix domain-containing protein: MAARSRRRGSREGPTAALRVGHGGLADGYLTRLPARYLVWPAKSHDIIMSAAVSRVKRTQVYLDPAEHEALKRKATEEGVSMSELLRRIVREQLGLGKPRGAPAERLIRLVGIGESGLSDVSERHDEYLARALRRETERRP; this comes from the coding sequence ATGGCTGCGCGATCTCGCCGACGAGGCAGCAGGGAGGGGCCGACGGCTGCCCTCCGAGTAGGGCACGGCGGCCTTGCTGACGGCTACTTGACCCGCCTTCCTGCCAGGTACCTGGTATGGCCCGCGAAGAGCCACGACATTATAATGTCGGCGGCGGTGAGCAGGGTGAAGCGCACTCAAGTCTATCTGGATCCTGCGGAGCACGAGGCCCTGAAGCGGAAGGCGACGGAGGAAGGCGTCTCGATGTCCGAGTTGCTCCGTCGCATCGTCAGAGAACAGCTCGGGCTCGGCAAGCCCCGCGGTGCGCCTGCCGAGCGGCTCATTCGCCTGGTCGGCATCGGGGAAAGTGGCCTGTCCGATGTCTCGGAGCGACATGACGAGTATCTGGCCAGAGCCCTGCGGCGGGAGACGGAGAGACGGCCGTGA
- a CDS encoding type II toxin-antitoxin system VapC family toxin, which translates to MTVLVDTGACYALADRSDGHHAEARRWYQSRAPHEDLVTTDLILAETFTLLMSRLGHEAARVWWEAFRAAGVRYIIPTPVDFDRASQVLAHFPDQRFSLTDCVSFAIMERLGIRTAFSFDAHFTVVRLGSRYSRAITRVP; encoded by the coding sequence GTGACCGTTCTCGTCGACACCGGCGCCTGCTATGCCCTCGCGGACCGGTCGGATGGGCATCACGCCGAGGCGCGGCGGTGGTACCAGAGCCGTGCCCCGCATGAAGACCTCGTGACGACGGACCTCATCCTGGCGGAGACCTTCACCCTTCTCATGTCACGCCTGGGCCACGAGGCCGCTCGCGTCTGGTGGGAGGCGTTTCGTGCGGCGGGCGTCCGGTACATCATCCCCACCCCGGTCGACTTCGACCGGGCAAGCCAAGTGCTTGCGCACTTCCCGGACCAACGCTTCAGCCTGACCGACTGCGTGAGCTTCGCCATCATGGAGAGGCTCGGCATCCGCACGGCTTTCAGTTTCGACGCGCACTTCACCGTGGTTCGCCTGGGATCTCGGTACTCGCGGGCCATCACGCGCGTTCCCTGA
- a CDS encoding Dph6-related ATP pyrophosphatase — MSSTPTRHQPGRQAAIALSWSGGKDCALAVHEMGGARLLLTTITLPYQRVTMHGVRRELVRAQAQAMGLTVWEVMLPAHCSNEVYEARMATACRHLREAGIDTVVFGDLHLVDVRAYREAQMARAGMRAAFPLWGREPAEVVRRFVELGFRAVVVCVDVARVGPSWLGRPWDEALVAALPPGVDPCGEHGELHTFVYDGPIFRHPVGFRQGRVVTRDGFAYLDLVPSQGVR, encoded by the coding sequence ATGAGCAGCACGCCCACCCGACATCAGCCCGGACGCCAAGCCGCCATCGCCCTGTCCTGGAGCGGCGGCAAGGACTGCGCGCTGGCCGTGCACGAGATGGGCGGAGCCCGTCTGCTGTTGACCACCATCACCCTGCCCTACCAACGGGTGACGATGCACGGGGTGCGGCGGGAACTGGTGCGAGCTCAAGCCCAGGCGATGGGGCTGACGGTTTGGGAGGTGATGCTCCCCGCCCACTGCTCCAATGAGGTGTACGAGGCCCGGATGGCCACCGCGTGCCGCCACCTGCGCGAAGCCGGCATCGACACCGTGGTCTTCGGGGATCTGCATCTGGTCGACGTGCGTGCCTACCGGGAAGCCCAGATGGCCCGGGCCGGCATGCGGGCCGCCTTCCCCCTGTGGGGTCGAGAGCCCGCCGAGGTCGTCCGCCGGTTCGTGGAGCTGGGCTTCCGGGCGGTGGTGGTCTGCGTCGACGTGGCCCGCGTCGGCCCCTCGTGGTTGGGGCGCCCGTGGGATGAAGCGCTGGTGGCCGCCCTGCCCCCCGGCGTCGATCCCTGCGGGGAGCACGGCGAGCTGCACACCTTCGTCTACGACGGGCCCATCTTCCGCCACCCCGTCGGCTTCCGGCAGGGACGGGTCGTGACGCGAGACGGCTTCGCCTACCTCGACCTGGTGCCGAGCCAGGGCGTGCGCTAG
- a CDS encoding type II toxin-antitoxin system VapC family toxin: MFEQAPIHDERRLRPRRDAELQREGWYALADRSDVHHAEARRWYQSRAPHEDLVTTDLILAETFTLLMSRLGHEAARVWWDAFRAAGVRHIVPTPVDFDRASEVLAHFSDQRFSLTDGVSFAIMERLGIRTAFSFDAHFTVVRLGPRYSRAITRVP; encoded by the coding sequence ATTTTCGAGCAGGCCCCCATTCACGACGAACGCAGGTTACGTCCCCGGAGGGACGCAGAGCTACAGCGTGAAGGCTGGTATGCCCTCGCGGATCGGTCGGATGTACATCACGCCGAGGCGCGGCGGTGGTACCAGAGCCGTGCCCCGCATGAAGACCTCGTGACGACGGACCTCATCCTGGCGGAGACCTTCACCCTTCTCATGTCACGCCTGGGCCACGAGGCCGCTCGCGTCTGGTGGGACGCGTTTCGAGCGGCGGGCGTCCGGCACATCGTCCCCACGCCGGTCGACTTCGACCGGGCAAGCGAAGTGCTTGCGCACTTCTCGGACCAGCGCTTTAGCCTGACCGACGGCGTAAGCTTCGCCATCATGGAGAGGCTCGGCATCCGCACGGCTTTCAGTTTCGACGCGCACTTCACCGTGGTTCGCCTGGGACCCCGGTACTCGCGGGCCATCACGCGCGTTCCCTGA
- a CDS encoding type II toxin-antitoxin system RelE family toxin, with protein MRYSVFILRRAQKEMAALPLEVYPRVRDAIRDLADDPRPPGVRKLAGRDGWRLRVGDYRVIYDVDDESRRITVLHIGHRRDVYR; from the coding sequence ATGAGGTACTCCGTGTTCATTCTGCGACGGGCCCAAAAGGAGATGGCTGCTCTGCCGCTCGAGGTGTACCCGCGGGTACGCGACGCCATAAGGGACCTGGCTGATGACCCAAGGCCACCGGGCGTCCGCAAGCTCGCCGGTCGCGACGGGTGGCGCCTCCGAGTTGGCGACTACCGGGTCATTTACGACGTCGACGATGAAAGCCGACGCATCACGGTGCTTCACATTGGCCACCGTCGGGATGTGTACCGCTAA
- a CDS encoding AAA domain-containing protein, translating to MGAERPLNPEQQASIRKALGQEVAFIWGPPGTGKTSTLARLVEELVAAGERVLIASHTNAAVDVAFEPVAEQLSPDAREQGAAVRVGTPQRRSELVQQNTLDAIVERRSASLQAERQAAERRKEDLERRLQDIEAALGALEGVRQADAALRAARDAHTQAQQALEAARSEAAAAHAQITALRARLQEAEAMGWLRRALTGMHPATIRQKLAEAEQAGLASAQRAVVREQEADVAVAALRQAEAAYRAALARRERLGVTADEAELRRRQRETTEALQSAQRRLAEIDAAIAALARVILREARVVATTLARLSIMDELLAEPYDTVVVDEASIIPVPYVWLAALVAKRRVVVAGDFRQLPPIAMGEDEKRYPRAARWLTRDVFEAAGILDSDHRIREEDKRLAKLSRQYRMHPDIGDLVNVLVYERDGNKLHHEVDAGSDHVRRGLHAPPEPGHPLVLCDTSDANPWCAKDMSRSRYNLYSAVVAVRLAALAAGSHPALTVGLVTPYRAQVRLLQTLAEHYGLASDRVRIATVHRFQGDQQDVIILDLVDGPPHAIGRMLKGGHVSPATRLLNVACSRARGKLVVVAHTAHLGRLTAGHSLIDLLGYLGHHGRWLDARAVLARHDDPDVMALAGVVHRDGTPLPSGAEPVLYNETAFFSAFRQDLAAARHQVVIFSPYIHVNRLAQLVPHLRAAVERGVQVAVVTRFERGAEGDGVGLHQELARIGVHIVPRSNLHEKLAVIDGRVAWFGSLNILSHSRSTEWMMRFGDPPVVQRLAEVTGAVTVVERSERRDALRAKRQRLQAMLEARGSPPPCPTCGRPTRLVFGRYGPFFGCTSPRCKGTVNLPRPVVQAVVDALELECPTCGSGRLRARWGKNGAFLSCSHYPECRHSEDL from the coding sequence GTGGGCGCCGAGCGACCGCTCAATCCCGAGCAGCAGGCGTCCATCCGAAAGGCCCTCGGCCAGGAGGTCGCCTTTATCTGGGGCCCGCCCGGCACCGGCAAGACCAGCACCCTGGCCCGGTTGGTCGAGGAGCTCGTCGCCGCGGGGGAGCGAGTACTTATCGCGTCGCACACCAACGCCGCCGTGGATGTGGCCTTCGAGCCGGTGGCCGAGCAGTTGTCGCCCGACGCCCGCGAGCAGGGTGCGGCCGTGCGGGTCGGCACTCCCCAGCGCCGTTCCGAGCTTGTGCAACAAAACACCCTGGACGCCATCGTGGAGCGCCGGTCGGCCAGTCTGCAGGCGGAGCGGCAAGCGGCAGAGCGCCGCAAGGAGGACCTGGAGCGCCGTCTTCAGGACATCGAGGCGGCCCTGGGCGCGCTCGAAGGGGTGCGCCAGGCCGATGCAGCCCTGCGGGCTGCACGTGACGCTCACACTCAAGCACAGCAGGCCCTGGAGGCGGCCCGTTCGGAGGCAGCCGCCGCACACGCGCAGATAACGGCGTTGCGCGCCCGTCTCCAAGAGGCCGAAGCCATGGGCTGGCTGCGCCGAGCCCTGACGGGCATGCATCCCGCCACCATCCGGCAGAAGCTCGCCGAGGCGGAGCAGGCGGGCCTGGCATCTGCCCAGCGGGCGGTCGTCCGGGAGCAAGAGGCGGACGTGGCAGTGGCAGCTCTGCGTCAGGCCGAGGCGGCCTACCGGGCGGCGCTGGCCCGTCGAGAGCGCCTCGGCGTCACGGCGGACGAGGCCGAACTGCGCCGGCGCCAGCGCGAGACCACCGAGGCGCTGCAGTCCGCTCAGCGGCGGCTGGCCGAGATCGACGCGGCCATCGCCGCCCTCGCCCGGGTCATCCTCAGGGAAGCCCGGGTGGTGGCCACGACCCTGGCACGGCTCTCCATCATGGATGAGCTCCTCGCGGAGCCGTACGACACCGTGGTCGTGGACGAGGCCAGCATCATACCGGTGCCGTACGTATGGCTGGCAGCTCTGGTGGCGAAGCGTCGGGTGGTGGTGGCCGGCGACTTTCGGCAGCTCCCGCCCATCGCCATGGGTGAGGATGAGAAGCGCTACCCTCGAGCCGCCAGGTGGCTAACCCGAGACGTCTTCGAGGCGGCGGGCATCCTCGACTCGGATCATCGGATACGCGAGGAGGACAAACGCCTCGCCAAACTGTCCCGGCAGTACCGCATGCATCCCGACATCGGTGACTTGGTCAACGTGCTGGTCTACGAGCGGGATGGGAACAAGCTGCACCATGAGGTCGACGCAGGCAGCGACCACGTGAGGCGCGGGCTTCATGCCCCTCCCGAGCCCGGCCATCCCCTGGTCCTCTGCGACACCTCCGACGCCAACCCCTGGTGCGCCAAGGACATGTCCCGCTCCCGCTACAACCTCTACAGCGCCGTGGTAGCCGTGCGACTCGCGGCCCTGGCGGCAGGGAGCCACCCTGCCCTCACCGTCGGCCTCGTCACACCGTACCGGGCCCAGGTGCGGCTGCTGCAAACCCTGGCCGAGCACTACGGCCTTGCATCCGACCGCGTGCGGATCGCGACCGTCCACCGGTTTCAGGGCGACCAGCAGGATGTCATCATCCTCGACCTGGTCGATGGGCCGCCCCACGCCATCGGCCGGATGCTCAAGGGAGGGCACGTCTCACCGGCGACCCGCCTGCTTAACGTGGCCTGCTCCCGCGCCAGGGGCAAACTGGTGGTGGTGGCCCACACCGCGCACTTGGGGCGCCTGACGGCGGGTCACTCGTTGATCGACCTGCTGGGCTACCTCGGCCACCACGGCCGCTGGCTCGATGCCCGAGCCGTCCTGGCCCGGCACGACGACCCCGACGTGATGGCGCTGGCGGGCGTCGTCCACCGGGACGGCACGCCACTACCGTCAGGCGCCGAGCCTGTTCTCTACAACGAGACGGCCTTCTTCTCCGCCTTTCGCCAGGACCTGGCGGCTGCCCGCCACCAGGTCGTCATCTTCAGCCCCTACATCCACGTCAATCGCCTCGCCCAGCTCGTCCCCCATCTGCGGGCGGCCGTGGAGCGGGGGGTCCAGGTCGCCGTGGTGACCCGGTTCGAGCGCGGCGCGGAGGGCGACGGCGTTGGCTTGCACCAGGAGCTGGCCCGCATCGGCGTGCACATCGTCCCGCGCTCCAACCTGCACGAGAAGCTGGCCGTGATCGATGGGCGGGTGGCCTGGTTCGGGAGTCTCAACATCCTCTCCCACAGCCGCTCGACGGAGTGGATGATGCGATTCGGCGATCCGCCGGTGGTGCAGCGCCTGGCGGAGGTGACGGGGGCCGTCACTGTGGTCGAGCGAAGCGAGCGGCGGGACGCCCTCCGGGCCAAGCGCCAGCGGCTGCAAGCGATGCTGGAGGCGCGGGGGTCACCGCCGCCGTGCCCCACGTGCGGGCGGCCCACTCGGCTCGTCTTCGGCCGCTACGGGCCCTTTTTCGGCTGCACCAGCCCTCGCTGCAAGGGGACGGTCAATCTGCCGAGGCCGGTCGTCCAAGCGGTCGTCGACGCCCTGGAGCTGGAGTGTCCCACCTGCGGCTCGGGGCGGCTCAGGGCCCGCTGGGGGAAGAATGGGGCCTTCCTTTCCTGCAGCCACTATCCGGAGTGCCGGCACTCCGAGGACCTGTAG
- a CDS encoding type II toxin-antitoxin system death-on-curing family toxin has translation MLRYPRLPDVLFLHEEALRASGGMPGIRDLGLIESALARPRACFGGRQLYRTRWEKAAALLHSLVKNHGFVDGNKRAAWATVSYFLEQNGQTIVASPSEIVGMLLEIEADRLDVPGIARWLLAHARPLPGRRSPND, from the coding sequence ATGTTGCGCTACCCTCGCCTACCGGACGTTTTGTTCCTCCACGAGGAAGCCCTGCGCGCATCAGGCGGAATGCCGGGCATCCGGGACCTCGGCCTAATTGAATCAGCGCTGGCGCGTCCGCGGGCGTGCTTCGGAGGCCGGCAGCTCTACCGTACCCGCTGGGAAAAGGCAGCAGCGTTACTGCACTCCTTGGTGAAGAACCACGGGTTCGTCGACGGCAACAAGCGGGCCGCGTGGGCCACGGTCAGCTATTTTCTGGAACAAAACGGCCAGACCATCGTCGCGTCTCCGAGCGAAATCGTCGGCATGCTGCTGGAGATTGAGGCCGATCGACTCGACGTGCCCGGCATCGCGCGGTGGCTGCTGGCCCATGCCCGACCCTTGCCGGGACGGCGCTCGCCGAATGACTAG